The Pseudarthrobacter sp. BIM B-2242 region GTCCACGACCGCCCGGGAGCGGAGCGCTGACCTGAGGTGTTGCGGGTAGGGCTCCGGCGCATGCACACGCATGGCCAGCCGAAGGATCCTGGAGAGTGAGGCGGCGTGCTCCTCCACAGCTGCCACCGTTTCCGGCGCAAAAGCATGGACCTTGGTGGAGTAGCAGTTCAACGCCGAGCGGGAACCGTTGCCTGTTGGAATGGGGACAGCCAAAATGGTCTGGATTCCCTCATCGGAGACGGCCTGCGCATACCAGGCCCAGCCGTCGTCAGCCTGAAGGTCTGGGATGTGGACGGTGCGCTGATGCCGCAAGGCTGTCAGGCAGGGGCCGTCGTCGTAAGCGTATTGGCGTTCGTCCAGGCTGCGGGCTTCCGCGGAGCTGCTGGCTACCGTTGCCGGGCCGGTCTCCTGTTCCACCGTAATGGCGCAAAGCATGGGCGCGTCCCCGCCGAGCAGAGATGCGGAAACAGCGGTGAGTTCCAGAAGGAATTCCGTAAAGCCCGGGCTCTCAAGGAGCAGATCCTGGAGCTGTTCCGGTGTGGGGAGTGCTTCGTTCTCGGCCATGCGGCCTCGATTCCATGCATCACCGGGGGTTACACGCCCCGGCTGGCGGCTGTGCGCTCTCTGCGCGCGCGGCCCGAAATATTCAACCCCGGACCTCTTCACCACCCGAAATCTCCTACTACCGACACTACGCTCATTGCAGGTCGCCGCGGGCCGGCCGGGGGAAGTATTAGTTGGCCACGGGGCGCAACCAGCGGGCCCGTCCGTTCGTAACGCACTCGTTCCGCTGCAGGCATAGCGAGTGGTCCACGCGCGGAAATCTTCCGGCCCCGTTCGCTGTAGGCTCGGCACATGGCTGAGCTCCGGCGTCGCACGTTTGTGGTGCGCGCCCTGGCGGGCGCGGCAGCGGCGGCCGTTGGAAGCCGGGCTGCCGCGTGTTCGCCAGTCGCCGAGGGGGATATGAGCGTCAAGGGGGATGCAGTGAAGCGGCACAAGTACCAGTACGGCGAGGATGCCAGCCAATGGGGTGAACTCTTCCTGCCCGAACTGCCCGCGGGCGGTGAGCACCGCGGTGTGGTGGTGGTGATCCATGGCGGCTACTGGCGCCCGCAGTACGGCGCCGAACTGGGTGAGCCGCTGGCCATGGACTGTGCTGCCCACGGCATGGCCGCCTGGAACCTCGAATACCGACGGGCCGGAAATGGCGGTGGCTGGCCGAACACGTTCATCGATGTGCTTGCCGGAATTGACATGTTGCACGACCTCGCCGCCACGCACAGCTTAAATCTGGGCCCCGTGGTGGCGCTTGGCCATTCGGCTGGCGGGCATCTCGCTGCCTGGGCCGCCGGGCGCGGCAAGCTTGCCCAGCTGGGCCTGCCGGATGCGGACCGGCAGATTCCGCGCCGGCAAGACGCCTCCGCCGTGCACCTCACCGGCGTTGTCAGCCAGTCGGGCGTCCTGAATCTCGCGGAGGCGGAGCAACTCAATCTCAGCAACGGTGCGGTGAGCAACCTCCTGGGGGGATCGTCGTCGAAATATCCGCTCCGTCACCGATACGCGGATCCGATGACCACGCTGCCGCTGGCCGTGCCCCTCATCGCAGTCCATGGAACCCACGACGACGACGTTCCGCGGAGCCAGTCGGAGTCCTACGTTAACGCCGGAGCGGCAGCGCACATGGAGACCCGGCTGGTCATGGTCCCGGGCGATCATTACGCAATGATTGACACGAAGACACCCGCCTACCGGACGTGCCGCGAGCTGGTTCGGACCCTTTTGGGTTAGATTCGGCTCCTGGCGGTACAAACTCCACGAATTGGGTACGTCACCCTAGACATTGGACGTCCCATCTCCTGTACTCTGGATACGTAAGAGGAGTCGTCGCCCGTTGGCGCCGCAAGAAGGAGATCACGTGGCCATCGCATCGCAAGAAGTATCGCCCGCCCGCTTCAGCGCGCAGCTCCGTTCGCATGCCCTGCAGACGCGGATTATGGACCTCATCCTTGAGCGCGGGCTGGACGTCGGCGACGCACTGCCCACGGAAAGCGAGCTCTCCGCCGAACTCGGTGTGGGCCGCAATACCGTCCGCGAATCCCTGAAGGTGCTGCAGGCACTTGGCGTCATCGAGATCCGTCACGGGTTTGGCATGTTTGTGGCCCCTAACAACTTCAGCGCCCTGGTGTCCGGCCTGACCTTCCGCGGCCGGCTGTCCCTCCGCCACAAGGGCGAAGAGGCCATGGAACTCATCGACGTGCGGCAGGCCCTCGAATCCGGGCTGATCGGCTCCGCCATCGACCTCCTCACGGACCAGCACCTGGCCGATCTGCGCGCCACCATGGAGGCCATGGAAGCTGCCGCCAAGGAGGGCGAGCACCTGTACGTGCACGACGCCGAGTTCCACCGACGCCTTTACGCCCCGCTTAATAACGAACTGCTGATCAACCTGATGGACGTGTTCTGGCAGGTGTACCGCAAGATCCACTTGGCGCTCGGTACCGGTCCGGTGAACCTCGAGCAGCAGACCAAGGACCACTGGGAAATCTACGAGGCCGTAGCCAACAAGGACAAGGCGCTGGCCTCCGAACGCCTGCAGCGGCACTTTGATGGCATCCGCCAGAAACTGAAGGATGTAGCGGCCAGCTAGCCCGCCTTTCTTTCTTCCGCCGCCCGCACACCCGGGCGCATGCAGTCCTGCCCGAAATTCGTAGAAAGTGCCTTTGACGTGGAAATTTTTGTTGTGCCTACCGCCTCAGCCACCGGTTCCGTTGCGGCCGGGATCCTTGCCGCCGTCATCCGCAGCAAGCCCGACGCCGTCCTGGGCCTGGCCACAGGCGGCTCGCCGTTGCCCATCTACGCGGCGCTCGCAGGCCACACGGTGGACATGTCCGCAGTCCGTGGCTTCGCCCTGGACGAATACGTGGGCCTGCCCGCCGGCCACCCTGAAAGCTACGCCGAAGTCATCATGCGCGAAGTGACCGAACGGCTGCACCTGGACCCGGCCAAGGTTGCCGTGCCGGACGGCAGCGCTGCAGACCCTGAGCGTGCTGCCGCTGACTATGACGCGGCCATTGCGGCGGCCGGCGGCATTGACGTGCAGATCCTTGGCATCGGCCACAACGGACACCTGGCCTTCAACGAGCCCGGTTCG contains the following coding sequences:
- a CDS encoding GAF and ANTAR domain-containing protein, whose translation is MAENEALPTPEQLQDLLLESPGFTEFLLELTAVSASLLGGDAPMLCAITVEQETGPATVASSSAEARSLDERQYAYDDGPCLTALRHQRTVHIPDLQADDGWAWYAQAVSDEGIQTILAVPIPTGNGSRSALNCYSTKVHAFAPETVAAVEEHAASLSRILRLAMRVHAPEPYPQHLRSALRSRAVVDSAVSLIMVHNRCGREAAVELLQVASRSSNRRMHEIAQDILRNASDIPVVSGGGDP
- a CDS encoding alpha/beta hydrolase; the protein is MKRHKYQYGEDASQWGELFLPELPAGGEHRGVVVVIHGGYWRPQYGAELGEPLAMDCAAHGMAAWNLEYRRAGNGGGWPNTFIDVLAGIDMLHDLAATHSLNLGPVVALGHSAGGHLAAWAAGRGKLAQLGLPDADRQIPRRQDASAVHLTGVVSQSGVLNLAEAEQLNLSNGAVSNLLGGSSSKYPLRHRYADPMTTLPLAVPLIAVHGTHDDDVPRSQSESYVNAGAAAHMETRLVMVPGDHYAMIDTKTPAYRTCRELVRTLLG
- a CDS encoding FadR/GntR family transcriptional regulator codes for the protein MASQEVSPARFSAQLRSHALQTRIMDLILERGLDVGDALPTESELSAELGVGRNTVRESLKVLQALGVIEIRHGFGMFVAPNNFSALVSGLTFRGRLSLRHKGEEAMELIDVRQALESGLIGSAIDLLTDQHLADLRATMEAMEAAAKEGEHLYVHDAEFHRRLYAPLNNELLINLMDVFWQVYRKIHLALGTGPVNLEQQTKDHWEIYEAVANKDKALASERLQRHFDGIRQKLKDVAAS
- a CDS encoding glucosamine-6-phosphate deaminase encodes the protein MEIFVVPTASATGSVAAGILAAVIRSKPDAVLGLATGGSPLPIYAALAGHTVDMSAVRGFALDEYVGLPAGHPESYAEVIMREVTERLHLDPAKVAVPDGSAADPERAAADYDAAIAAAGGIDVQILGIGHNGHLAFNEPGSALDSRTRVEVLTERTREANARYFSTPEQVPLRCITQGLGTIMEAGHLLLVVNGADKAGILADALNGPVTADCPASVLQRHPHVTVVADEAAASRLTPGSGQVAVRVAGATAAV